Proteins encoded by one window of Lycium barbarum isolate Lr01 chromosome 11, ASM1917538v2, whole genome shotgun sequence:
- the LOC132618776 gene encoding transcription factor MYB90-like isoform X1: protein MSTSNDKLSSRVKKGAWTQEEDVLLRNCIEKYGEVKWHRVPVRAGLNRCRKSCRLRWLNYLRPHIKRGDFNFDEVDLMLRLHKLLGNRWSLIAGRLPGRTANDVKNYWNTHLRKKLIAYHGKLEQQQERKHKKDVKNNTIIRPRPRTFSGTIISTTCVKCNNTNSTLHNKDELEGSQKVVITFGVQNNSKPTTTDEEELTEDGIQWWANLLANNNSNMITVIPQVGSGESIVYADPIPSLEGGKVISGRPSTQGKDIQNSPDLLTNNDNNEIDNNNNNNNNNNNNNNNNNNNNSPTSLYEEMALPLVNNVESNIYMQEGESSLSDFSFDIDIWDLLN, encoded by the exons ATGAGTACTTCTAATGATAAGCTATCATCACGAGTGAAGAAAGGTGCATGGACTCAAGAAGAAGATGTTCTATTGAGAAACTGCATAGAAAAGTATGGAGAAGTAAAGTGGCATCGAGTTCCTGTGAGAGCTG GATTGAATAGATGCAGGAAGAGTTGCAGACTAAGGTGGTTAAATTATCTAAGGCCACATATAAAGAGAGGGGACTTCAattttgatgaagtggatctcaTGTTGAGGCTACATAAGCTTTTAGGCAACAG ATGGTCACTTATAGCTGGTAGACTTCCTGGAAGAACAGCAAATGATGTCAAAAATTACTGGAACACTCATCTTCGTAAGAAATTAATTGCATATCATGGTAAATTAGAGCAACAACAAGAGAGGAAGCACAAAAAAGACGTGAAGAACAACACCATAATTAGACCTCGACCTCGAACCTTCTCAGGGACAATTATAAGCACTACGTGTGTTAAATGTAATAACACAAACAGTACTTTACATAATAAGGATGAATTAGAAGGCAGCCAAAAAGTAGTAATAACTTTTGGTGTTCAGAATAATTCGAAGCCGACAACAACTGATGAAGAAGAATTGACAGAAGATGGAATTCAATGGTGGGCCAATTTACTAGctaacaacaacagcaacatgatcactgtaattccacaagtggggtctggggagagtaTAGTGTACGCAGACCCTATCCCTAGCTTGGAAGGTGGAAAGGTTATTTCTggtagaccctcgactcaaggaAAAGACATTCAAAACAGTCCAGATTTACTAACTAACAACGACAACAATGagattgataataataataataataataataataataataataataataataataataataataataattcacCAACTTCGTTGTACGAGGAAATGGCACTTCCATTGGTAAATAATGTTGAGAGCAACATCTACATGCAGGAAGGAGAAAGTAGCCTAAGTGACTTTTCTTTTGATATTGACATTTGGGATCTACTTAATTAA
- the LOC132618776 gene encoding transcription factor MYB90-like isoform X2 has protein sequence MSTSNDKLSSRVKKGAWTQEEDVLLRNCIEKYGEVKWHRVPVRAGLNRCRKSCRLRWLNYLRPHIKRGDFNFDEVDLMLRLHKLLGNRWSLIAGRLPGRTANDVKNYWNTHLRKKLIAYHGKLEQQQERKHKKDVKNNTIIRPRPRTFSGTIISTTCVKCNNTNSTLHNKDELEGSQKVVITFGVQNNSKPTTTDEEELTEDGIQWWANLLANNNSNMITVIPQVGSGESIVYADPIPSLEGGKVISGRPSTQGKDIQNSPDLLTNNDNNEIDNNNNNNSPTSLYEEMALPLVNNVESNIYMQEGESSLSDFSFDIDIWDLLN, from the exons ATGAGTACTTCTAATGATAAGCTATCATCACGAGTGAAGAAAGGTGCATGGACTCAAGAAGAAGATGTTCTATTGAGAAACTGCATAGAAAAGTATGGAGAAGTAAAGTGGCATCGAGTTCCTGTGAGAGCTG GATTGAATAGATGCAGGAAGAGTTGCAGACTAAGGTGGTTAAATTATCTAAGGCCACATATAAAGAGAGGGGACTTCAattttgatgaagtggatctcaTGTTGAGGCTACATAAGCTTTTAGGCAACAG ATGGTCACTTATAGCTGGTAGACTTCCTGGAAGAACAGCAAATGATGTCAAAAATTACTGGAACACTCATCTTCGTAAGAAATTAATTGCATATCATGGTAAATTAGAGCAACAACAAGAGAGGAAGCACAAAAAAGACGTGAAGAACAACACCATAATTAGACCTCGACCTCGAACCTTCTCAGGGACAATTATAAGCACTACGTGTGTTAAATGTAATAACACAAACAGTACTTTACATAATAAGGATGAATTAGAAGGCAGCCAAAAAGTAGTAATAACTTTTGGTGTTCAGAATAATTCGAAGCCGACAACAACTGATGAAGAAGAATTGACAGAAGATGGAATTCAATGGTGGGCCAATTTACTAGctaacaacaacagcaacatgatcactgtaattccacaagtggggtctggggagagtaTAGTGTACGCAGACCCTATCCCTAGCTTGGAAGGTGGAAAGGTTATTTCTggtagaccctcgactcaaggaAAAGACATTCAAAACAGTCCAGATTTACTAACTAACAACGACAACAATGagattg ataataataataataataattcacCAACTTCGTTGTACGAGGAAATGGCACTTCCATTGGTAAATAATGTTGAGAGCAACATCTACATGCAGGAAGGAGAAAGTAGCCTAAGTGACTTTTCTTTTGATATTGACATTTGGGATCTACTTAATTAA